A window of the Parambassis ranga chromosome 17, fParRan2.1, whole genome shotgun sequence genome harbors these coding sequences:
- the LOC114450151 gene encoding uncharacterized protein LOC114450151 has product MLDLKMKEACRICGRELCGNQRRWIFHPTAKLNLQVLLSHALGRELTRDGRGEFACSKCTFMLDRMYRFDTVIARVEALSIERLQRLLQEKHRLRQCINGLYRKTNSEEGAVTITGNNERPGDGMVDISGLTHAKYCALLQEDLVYSLYESWADDGLDCQHHPHPQCPAGPGSEATVTGSHRCMPSTPRRCRGCSYWRVADSDYEAVCKVPRKLARSISCGPSTRYSASVVGGSVTGGGGGAEEEKKNVDDSEELPSSLTLVPGSQDPSKTSDSDRTLAGRASSSPSVASLETTEEYIQPGAITDGPLSSLREPIEDQISDSISEEHMGAPHDPASPSPSLSLALCLLQSYTVYRPVQSTKGSKLPVLLRRRSSIGATRMSFPDPVLGMSYGTPETESYNNMPTPELETPVIRLDLNMQDIECLLEDLYKEYPRPPPHQVKTWMGNVDGAEKKCIPILQDDRVVDFAFAL; this is encoded by the coding sequence ATGCTTGATCTCAAGATGAAGGAGGCGTGTCGCATCTGTGGAAGGGAGCTCTGCGGTAACCAGCGCAGATGGATCTTCCACCCCACTGCCAAACTTAACCTGCAAGTGCTGCTGTCTCACGCTCTGGGCCGAGAGCTGACCCGGGATGGCAGAGGGGAGTTTGCCTGCTCCAAGTGCACCTTCATGCTGGACCGCATGTACCGCTTTGACACAGTCATCGCCCGTGTGGAGGCCCTCTCCATTGAAAGGTTGCAGCGGCTCCTGCAGGAGAAACATCGATTGAGGCAGTGCATCAACGGGCTCTACCGAAAAACAAACTCAGAAGAGGGGGCTGTAACAATAACTGGAAATAATGAAAGGCCAGGAGATGGGATGGTGGATATTTCTGGTCTCACCCATGCAAAGTACTGTGCCCTGCTCCAGGAGGATTTGGTCTACTCTTTGTATGAGTCCTGGGCAGACGACGGCCTGGACTGCCAACATCACCCCCACCCTCAGTGTCCTGCTGGTCCAGGGTCAGAGGCCACAGTTACAGGCTCACACCGCTGTATGCCCAGCACTCCCAGGAGGTGTCGGGGGTGTTCTTACTGGCGGGTGGCTGACTCTGACTATGAAGCTGTCTGTAAAGTGCCCAGGAAGTTGGCGCGGAGTATCTCTTGTGGGCCATCAACCAGATATTCAGCCAGTGTTGTTGGGGGGAGTGTgactggaggaggtggaggggcagaggaagagaaaaaaaatgtggatgaTTCAGAAGAACTCCCCTCCTCTCTAACTCTGGTCCCGGGATCTCAAGACCCCTCAAAGACATCAGACAGTGATCGAACTTTGGCAGGTCGAGCTAGCTCCAGCCCCTCTGTAGCATCCCTGGAGACCACTGAAGAATACATTCAACCTGGAGCCATAACAGATGGACCGCTGAGCTCCCTGAGGGAACCAATAGAAGACCAGATATCTGACTCCATCTCTGAGGAGCACATGGGGGCTCCACATGACCCAGCCTCACCGTCACCCAGCCTCTCTCTGGCCCTCTGTTTGCTGCAAAGCTACACTGTCTACCGGCCAGTTCAGAGCACCAAAGGGAGCAAGCTTCCAGTCTTGCTCCGACGGCGCTCCAGTATTGGAGCCACACGGATGAGCTTCCCTGATCCTGTTCTGGGAATGTCTTATGGAACCCCAGAGACAGAATCATACAACAACATGCCGACGCCTGAGCTGGAAACCCCGGTGATCAGGCTGGATCTGAACATGCAGGACATAGAGTGTTTATTAGAAGACTTGTACAAAGAATATCCTCGCCCACCCCCCCACCAGGTAAAAACCTGGATGGGAAATGTTGACGgtgctgaaaaaaaatgcattccCATACTGCAGGATGACAGGGTTGTCGATTTTGCGTTTGCTTTGTAA